A genomic window from Labeo rohita strain BAU-BD-2019 chromosome 6, IGBB_LRoh.1.0, whole genome shotgun sequence includes:
- the LOC127167184 gene encoding matrix remodeling-associated protein 8-like produces MYILCVFSSACTPSDSGLTQITAYSGGSVLLPCTCTNPQDNPKSVFWESNSKRASKNGIYADISSVFERYIDRITLFNQTSPGNVSLLLSDLTKDDQGFYVCLLDKTTRFINVTIEERSESTTPPILSHSVLISVPFLVIAAGGATIIYCIHRAHRKARTENGEMNVENNLVISMHI; encoded by the exons ATGTATATCTTATGTGTGTTTTCGTCAGCCTGTACTCCATCAGACAGTGGTTTGACACAGATAACAGCTTATTCAGGAGGTTCTGTGCTGCTGCCCTGCACCTGTACCAACCCACAGGACAATCCCAAAAGCGTCTTCTGGGAATCCAACAGCAAAAGGGCTTCTAAAAATGGCATTTACGCTGATATATCCAGTGTGTTTGAGCGGTACATTGACAGAATTACACTGTTTAATCAGACTTCACCTGGAAACGTCTCTCTGCTCCTGTCAGACCTAACTAAGGATGATCAGGGATTTTACGTTTGTTTGTTAGATAAAACAACCAGATTCATAAACGTCACCATTGAAG AGAGAAGTGAAAGTACAACACCACCTATACTGAGTCACAGCGTGTTGATCTCTGTGCCGTTTCTGGTAATAGCAGCAGGAGGAGCCACCATCATTTACTGCATTCACAGAG CTCACAGAAAAGCAAGAACAGAGAATGGAGAGATGAATGTGGAAAATAATCTGGTAATTTCAATGCacatttaa
- the slc4a8 gene encoding electroneutral sodium bicarbonate exchanger 1 translates to MPAENSDQESMLSYQRPDEEAVVDHGGTSSVLNIHYEKEELEGHRTLFVGVRMPMGRQSHRHHRPHSSKHRRRAERMRAGSVAQEDINTESTTTSHDTPSQRVQFILGTEEDEEHAAHDLFTELDEICVKDGKDAEWKETARWLKFEEDVEDGGERWSKPYVATLSLHSLFELRSCIINGTVLLDIKASCIEEIADLVLDHQEAAHELDDSVRMKVREALLKRHHHQSDKKRNNLLPMVKSLTDSGRRQSEPHHMDKAGPATSPQPLPTNPDMKIGAADNGQMDLSKVDTHFMKKIPTGAEASNVLVGELDFLERSIVAFVRLSPAVLLTGLTEVPIPTRFLFILLGPDGKAQQYHEIGRSMATIMTDEIFHDVAYKAKDRSDLLAGIDEFLDQVTVLPPGEWDPSIRIEPPKSVPSQEKRKMPGVPNGTVVPVEEEQHGEHHGPELQRTGRLFGGLILDVKRKAPFYLSDFKDGLSLQCVASFLFLYCACMSPVITFGGLLGEATEGRISAIESLLGASMTGVAYSLFAGQPLTILGSTGPVLVFEKILFKFCKDYELSYLSLRTCIGLWTAFLCLILVATDASSLVCYITRFTEEAFAALICLIFIYEALEKLFHLGELYPINRHADLDKLTLAFCRCAEPDNPGNKTLELWNQRNITVSAVPWSNLTVTECLDLQGQFIGSACGHHGPYTPDVLFWSSILFFGTFFLSTSLKQFKTSRYFPTRVRSMISDFAVFLTIVFMVLIDYLIGVPSQKLQVPSKFKPTRDDRGWFINPIGRNPWWTVLAASVPALLCTILIFMDQQITAVIINRKEHKLLKGCGYHLDLLMVGVMLAVCSIMGLPWFVAATVLSITHVNSLKLETESAAPGEQPRFLGIREQRMTGLGIFLLMGLSVFMTGALQFIPMPVLYGVFLYMGVSSLKGIQFFDRLKLFGMPAKHQPDFIYLRHVPLRKVHLFTLTQLTCLVLLWVIKTSPAAIVFPMMVLALVFIRKLLDFCFSKRELSYLDDLMPENKKKKLDDDSKKAEQESQEMLVDDSDKSQDTVQIPMENKPLHSPRTPDPRTDPSDINISDEMSKTTVWKSLNHKDTQRSNTHKKARTLALTIL, encoded by the exons ATGCCTGCTGAAAACAGCGACCAGGAGAGCATGCTGAGCTATCAG AGGCCTGATGAGGAAGCTGTGGTGGACCATGGTGGCACCAGCTCAGTTTTGAATATCCATTATGAGAAAGAAGAGCTAGAGG GACACAGGACTCTGTTTGTGGGAGTGCGGATGCCCATGGGCAGACAGTCTCATCGTCACCACCGGCCACACAGTTCCAAACACCGCAGGAGAGCTGAGAGGATGCGGGCTGGGAGCGTAGCTCAAGAAGACATAAACACAGAAAGTACCACAACATCGCACG ATACTCCATCCCAGAGGGTTCAGTTTATTCTGGGCACTGAAGAGGATGAGGAGCATGCAGCACATGACCTCTTCACAGAACTTGACGAAATCTGTGTTAAAGACGGCAAAGATGCAGAATGGAAGGAAACTGCTAG GTGGTTAAAATTTGAGGAGGATGTGGAAGATGGAGGGGAAAGGTGGAGTAAGCCATACGTAGCTACACTCTCTCTCCATAGTTTGTTTGAGCTACGGAGCTGCATCATTAATGGAACTGTCCTGTTGGACATAAAGGCCAGCTGCATTGAGGAAATTGCAG ATTTGGTGCTTGACCATCAGGAGGCAGCTCATGAACTGGATGACAGTGTGAGAATGAAGGTTCGAGAGGCACTACTGAAGAGGCATCACCACCAGAGTGACAAGAAGAGGAACAACCTGCTACCCATGGTCAAGTCCCTTACCGACTCAGGCAGGAGACAGAGTGAACCTCATCATATGGACAAGGCGG GTCCTGCCACTTCTCCCCAGCCTCTACCTACAAACCCAGATATGAAGATTGGAGCAGCGGATAATGGCCAGATGGATCTCAGCAAG GTGGACACACATTTCATGAAGAAGATCCCCACTGGAGCAGAAGCTTCTAATGTGCTGGTTGGGGAGCTGGACTTTTTAGAGAGATCCATCGTTGCATTCGTTCGCCTGTCTCCTGCTGTACTACTCACGGGGCTCACTGAAGTTCCCATTCCTACTAG ATTCTTATTCATTTTGCTTGGTCCTGATGGAAAAGCCCAACAGTACCATGAGATCGGTCGCTCCATGGCCACAATTATGACCGATGAG atTTTCCATGATGTTGCATATAAGGCCAAGGACAGGAGTGATTTGTTGGCTGGTATAGATGAGTTTCTGGATCAAGTGACCGTTTTGCCTCCAGGAGAATGGGACCCTTCTATACGCATAGAACCTCCTAAAAGTGTCCCATCACAG gagaaaagaaaaatgccaGGAGTGCCGAACGGAACAGTTGTTCCTGTTGAGGAAGAGCAGCATGGAGAACACCATGGACCAGAACTGCAAAGAACTGGAAG GCTGTTTGGGGGTCTGATTCTGGATGTGAAAAGAAAAGCTCCGTTTtatttaagtgattttaaagaCGGCTTGAGTTTGCAGTGCGTAGcttcttttttgtttctgtacTGTGCCTGTATGTCACCTGTTATCACGTTTGGAGGACTTCTGGGAGAGGCTACAGAAGGACGCATT agtgCAATTGAGTCTCTTTTAGGAGCGTCTATGACTGGAGTAGCATACTCTTTGTTCGCCGGACAGCCGCTAACTATACTGGGCAGCACTGGACCTGTCCTCGTGTTTGAAAAGATTCTCTTCAAATTCTGCAA AGACTACGAACTCTCATATCTGTCCCTGCGGACTTGTATCGGTCTGTGGACAGCTTTcctgtgtctgattcttgtggCAACAGATGCCAGCTCCTTGGTCTGTTACATCACACGTTTCACAGAGGAAGCGTTTGCTGCGCTCATATGTCTTATCTTCATTTACGAAGCACTAGAGAAACTTTTCCATCTGGGAGAACTGTACCCCATCAACAGACATGCCGATCTGGACAAACTAACACTGGCCTT CTGTAGGTGTGCAGAGCCTGATAACCCTGGTAATAAAACACTAGAACTGTGGAATCAGAGGAACATCACAGTCTCTGCAGTGCCATGGAGCAACCTTACTGTAACG gAGTGTTTAGATCTCCAGGGGCAGTTTATTGGATCAGCGTGTGGTCACCATGGTCCCTACACTCCTGATGTACTCTTCTGGTCGTCCATCTTGTTTTTTGGTACCTTTTTCCTGTCTACCTCCCTGAAACAGTTCAAGACTAGCAGATACTTCCCAACACGG GTACGGTCAATGATCAGTGATTTTGCTGTGTTCCTCACCATTGTTTTTATGGTCCTGATTGATTATTTAATTGGAGTTCCATCCCAAAAATTACAAGTGCCCAGCAAATTCAAG CCCACACGTGATGACCGTGGTTGGTTTATTAACCCTATCGGGCGAAACCCATGGTGGACTGTGCTGGCTGCCTCAGTACCAGCTCTTCTTTGCACCATCCTCATCTTCATGGACCAGCAGATCACCGCTGTCATAATAAACCGCAAGGAACacaagttgcta AAAGGCTGCGGGTACCATTTGGATCTTCTGATGGTTGGAGTGATGCTGGCTGTATGTTCCATAATGGGGTTACCCTGGTTTGTTGCAGCAACCGTCCTGTCAATTACCCATGTCAACAGCCTGAAGCTAGAGACTGAAAGTGCTGCCCCTGGAGAGCAACCTCGATTTCTGGGTATTAGAGAGCAGAGGATGACTGGGTTGGGCATTTTTCTACTCATGGGCTTATCTGTGTTCATGACTGGAGCACTACAG TTTATTCCCATGCCAGTTCTCTATGGTGTTTTTCTTTATATGGGCGTCTCATCTCTGAAAGGCATTCAG TTCTTTGACCGTCTGAAGTTGTTTGGTATGCCAGCGAAGCACCAGCCAGACTTTATTTATCTACGTCATGTTCCTCTGAGGAAGGTTCACCTGTTCACTCTGACCCAACTTACTTGCCTCGTGCTGCTCTGGGTCATCAAAACTTCCCCTGCGGCAATCGTCTTTCCTATGATG GTGCTGGCACTAGTGTTCATCCGTAAGCTGCTGGACTTCTGTTTTTCCAAACGGGAGCTTAGTTACCTTGATGATCTGATGCCTgagaataagaagaagaagctgGATGATGATTCCAAAAAGGCAGAG CAGGAATCACAGGAGATGCTGGTTGATGACTCTGACAAATCACAAGACACAGTGCAGATCCCAATGGAGAACAAACCTCTACACTCACCTCGAACCCCAGACCCCAG GACTGATCCCTCTGATATTAACATATCTGATGAAATGTCTAAAACTACTGTATGGAAATCCCTCAATCACAAGGACACACAACGctcaaacacacataaaaaggCAAGGACTCTCGCACTTACCATCCTTTAA